A window of Streptomyces broussonetiae genomic DNA:
TCGCCCCGTTGATCGACGCGATGCTGCGGGCAGAGATCCTCATCAAGGGCGCCGTGGTGCACGAGCGTCTGGTGAAGGAGTACGGCTCGACGATCAACTATCAGCGGGTCAAGCTCTATCTGCAGGAGGCCCGGCCGCGGATCGCGGGTGAACTGGGCATCGAACCGCGGGAGTTGGCGGGTATGCATCGCCGCTTCGAGGTGGTCCCCGGGGCCCAGGCTCAGGTCGACTGGGGCGATGAAGGCAAGATCCTCGCCCACCTGGGCATCCCGAAGGTCTACTCGTTCCATATGGTTTTGTCGTACTCGCGCGACCCGTTCTGCTGCTTCACCACGAGCCAGGACCTGCAGACCTTCTTCGACTGCCACCGGCGGGCATTTGCGCACTTCGGCGGGGTGCCGATGTCGATCGTCTACGACCGGACCAAGACCGTCGTGCGCCGGCACGTCGCCCCGGGCGAGGCGGTGCCGCTGCATCCGGAAGCGGTCGGCTTCGCCGGCCACTACGACTTCGACATCGACGTGCTGGCCGCCTACCGGCCCACCGGGAAGGGCCGGGTCGAACGCCAGGTGTTGATCGTGCGTGATCACGTGCTGGCCGGGCGGGCGTTCTCCTCGCTCGAGGAGCTGGATGCCGCCTTCATGGCGTGGGTGCCGCAGCGACGCGCCCGCACCCACGCCACCCACCACGAGGTCATCGGACACCGGGCCGCCCGGGATCACGCCGCCCTCAAGCCGTTGCCACCCTCGCCCTATCTGGTGGCCGAGCGGCATCTGCGGCCGGTCGGCAAGGACTGCCTGGTCGCGTTCGGCGGAAACCTCTACTCGGTGCCCGCCCGCAAGGTTCGCCCGCGTCAGCTGGTGGAGATCAGAGCGACGAAGTCCCAGGTCATGGTGCACACGACCGTCCCCGATGCCGGCGGCGAGACCCTGCTGTCCAGCCATCCGCGGGCGGTCGGCCGTGGCGTGGTTGTCAGGCAGGACGAGCACTGGGACGGCCTGCCGACCGGCAGGAACCGCCGCACCACGACGGGCGACGAGCCGCCACCACCGCGGAGCGAGTCCTCCGCGTCCGGTCGCATCGGGCCGTTGCAGGCCCTGCTGAGCCGGTCCGCCGCAACCCAGATCGAGGTAGGGAGGCGACCGCTATCGGTCTACGACGAACTGACCGGCACCCGGCCCTTCACCACCAACTTCCCGACGAAGGAGTCGTCTTGAGCGAGCTGACCGGCAACCGCATCCGCACCACGGCCGGCAAGCTCGGCCTGCCCCACCTGGCAGAGACCATCAACGAGTACACCCGCCGGGCCGACGAGGCGAAGATGGGCTACCTCGACTTCCTCGACCTGGTCCTGTCCGAAGAGTTGGCCGTCCGCGACGACCGCCGATTCCGCCAGGGCCTGCGGCTGTCGAAGCTGCCGCACCACAAGACGCTGGACGAGTACGACTTCTCCTTCCAGCCCGAGCTCGACCCGCGCAAGGTCAAAGACCTCGCCAGCCTCTCCTTCGTCGACGGCAAAGCGAACGCAGCGCTGCTGGGGCCGCCCGAAGTGGGCAAGACGCATATCGCCGTCGCTCTCGCTGTCGCGGCCTGCCGGGCCGGCTACTCGATCTACTTCACCAGCCTCGACGACATGGTCCGCAACCTGAAGGCCGCCGAGTCGGCCGGACGGCTGGTCAACAAACTCGGCACCTACCTGCGGCCGAGCGTCCTTGTGGTCGATGAGGTGGGCTACCAGCCCCTCGAACGAGCCGAGGCGAACCTGGTCTTCCAGGTCATCTCCAAGCGTTACGAGAAGGGCTCCATCATCCTGACCTCAAACAAGACCTTCAGCGAGTGGGGACAGGTCTTCGGCGACGAGGTCCTCGCCACCGCGATCCTCGACCGCCTCCTCCACCACTGCGAAGTGATCGCCATCAATGGCCCGAGCTACCGGCTCAAGAACCGCCTACAGGCCATCGAGCGAGAGACCGACGTGGCCTGACAACTGGGGACGTTCAAACGTACCGGCCCGGCCCGAAGGGAGAGTACGCCGACAGGAGCCGCCGTAGCCGAGATCGAAGGGCTCTATACGGCTCTGCTGAAGACCACGTCTCCCGGACGGGTCGGCGGCTGCGGGCCGAACTTGGTCACGGGGCGCCGCCACTGCGAGGGAGACGTGGGGTCCTCTCGGCGGCATGGATGGGAAACGGGTCACGGCAAGCCGGCCGTGACCCGTTCTCCCGTCTCACGAGCACCCCTGATGGCAGGCAATCGAGGCGCAGCCAAAGGTCACCGACCTGCGTCGTGGGTCACGTCCGCCGGAGTGGTGTATTGACGGCCACTCGGTGATCTCGCTTTGAGGCTATGCGGTGAGTTCGGTGGGCAGGACGGTCTCGTCGGTTCCTGACTCGATCGGGTGGAGGCGGGCCTTCGCGAGCAGGTCGAGGCCCATGTAGCGGCGGGCCTCGGTCCACTCGTCGTTCTGCTCGGCCAGGACCGCGCCGACCAGGCGGATCAGCGCGGTGCGGTCGGGGAAGATGCCGACCACGTCGGTGCGGCGGCGGATTTCCTTGTTGAGCTGTTCCTGGGGATTGTTCGACCAGATCTGCCGCCAGATCTCGCGCGGGAACGCGGTGAATGCCAGCACGTCGCCCTGAGCGCCGTCCAAGTGGGCCGCGGCCTTGGGGAACTTGGCTTCCAGAGCGTCCAGGACGTGCCGCATCTGGGCCTGGACGGCGTCGGTGTCGGGCTGTTCGAAGACGGTCCGCAGCAGCGTGGCCACCCAGGGCTGGGCCGACTTGGGCACCTGGCTCAGCAACGCGCGGGCGTAGTGAGTACGGCATCGCTGCCAGCTTGCGCCGGGCAGGGTGGCGCCGATCGCGTTGACCAGGCCCATGTGCGCATCCGAGATGACCAGTTGGACGCCGGACAGGCCGCGGGCGATCAGTGAGCGCAGGAAGGCCAGCCAGCCGGCGCCGTCCTCGGCGGTGGCCACGTCCAAGCCGAGGATCTCGCGGTGCCCGTCGGCGTTGACGCCGACCGCGATCAGCGCATGCACGTTGATGATGCGGCCGCCCTCGCGGACCTTCTGCGTGAGCGCATCCACCCAGACGAAGGCGTAGGGGCCGGCATCCAGGGGCCGGTTGCGGAACGCGGCGACTTGTTCGTCCAGGTGTTTAGCCATCGCGCTGACCTGGGACTTCGACAGCTGGGTCACCCCGAGGGACTCGGCGAGCTTCTCGACCCGGCGCGTGCTCACGCCCAGCAGGTAGGCGGTGGCGACCACCGAGATGAGGGCTTGCTCGGCTCGCCGGCGTCGCTCCAGCAGCCAGTGCGGGAAGTAACTGCCGGACCTGAGCTTGGGGATGGCGAGTTCGACGGTGCCTGCCCGGGTGTCCCACTCGCGCGGGCGATATCCGTTGCGGTGGTTGACTCGCTCGTCGCTGACCTGCCCGTATTCGGCATTGCAGAGGGCATCGGCCTCGGCGGACATGAGCGCGTCGGCGAACGTCTTGACCATCGCGCGCAGCAGATCGGGACTCGCCGCGCCGAGGTTGTCTTCGGCGAGGGCGTGCAGGGGCACACTGTCGGGTGCGGTCATCGTGCTGATCTCCTTCGTGACTCGACATCTCGAAGATCAGCCGGTGGCCGTTCTTGTATCCGGGCACTCACTCCGACGCCGGGGCAAACGCCCGGATCAGGTGGGAGCCCGTACACCACTTCTCTCAATGTCATGCTCGGTAGTAGTCCCGCGGGTTCGCTCGACCACTTCGTGCCTCGTTGTCGGTGGCCAAGTCCCGTTATGCGGCCCGCGGGGCGGCCTTGCGGGCCAGCGGCAGTGGCTTGATAGGAGTGTGAGTTCGTCCGCATTGAGGGGTGCCCGTCGCCCGGCCCGTCCGTTGTGCGAGCACAGAGGAGGGGATCGATGGTCGTCTTGGGAATTGATGCCCACAAGCGCAACCACACCGCAGTCGCTGCTGATGAGCGAGGCCGTGAGCTTGGGACTCACACCACCGGCACCACCAGTTCCGATCACCTGCGTTTACTGGCCTGGGCACGGCGGTTCGGCGAGCACCGTCTGTGGGCGGTGGAAGACTGCCGACAACTCTCCCGGCGGCTGGAAGCCGATCTACTGGCAGCCGGGGAACGCATTGTCCGCGTGCCTCCCAAGCTCATGGCCAACTGCCGTAAGGCGGCCCGCACATACGGCAAGTCCGACCCCATCGATGCCTTGGCCGTCGCCCGGGCCGCGCTGCGTGAACCCGACCTACCCACAGCCCAACTGGACGGGCCCAGCAGGGAACTGCGCTTGCTGGTCGACTACCGCGAAGACCTGGTCACCGAACGCACGCGCATCATCAACCGGATGCGCTGGCATCTGCACGAACTCGACCCCGGTCTTGATCCCCCGGCTCGCAGCCTGACACATTCCCGGCAGGTCGCCGTGGTCGAGGACTTTTTGCGTGATTCCGACGGCATCGTTGCACGGCTGGCCAGGCGACTGCTGGCTCGCTGCCAGGCACTGACCGACGAGATCCGTGAGCTGGAGAAGGAGATCACCGGCAGGATCGAGACGCTGGCCCCGAACCTGCTGAAGATCCCCGGCTGCGGCACGCTCACCGCTGCGAAGATCCTGGGCGAGACCGCCGACGTCACGCGCTTCAGGTCCGAGGCCGCCTTCGCCCGACACAACGGCACCGCACCCCTGCCCGTGTGGTCGGGCAACCGCGCACGACACCGACTCAGTCGTACCGGAAACCGCCAGCTCAACACAGCCCTGCACCGCATCGCGGTCACCCAGGCCCATTACCACCCCGACGCCCGCGCTTACCTCCAGCGTCGGCAGAACGCCGGCAACACCACAACCGAAGCCATCCGCGCCCTCAAGCGTCACCTGTCCGACGTCGTCTACCGGGCCCTCCGGCGCGACGCCCGAGAATCACACAGCAACGTGATCACTCTCGCAACGGCCGCTTGACATAGGAGTAATAGGACGCAACCGCGTCGTGCTGCGCTTCCACTCCGCTACCCGTCGGGGAAAGCGAGGAGGCGTGGGCACCGCGTTTCCACCTCGTTCCGGTACCGGGCGGCGCGCGGCGGCTCATGCCTACACTGGGCGGACGCGGGTTGCGGGGCTGTGATGCGGCGGACGGGAGAGGACTGTGAAGCACGTCGTCGGGGGCTTGGAGGACCCGTCCGCCGAGGTACTGGCTGACGTGGCCGCCGCCTTCGGGCTGCTGGCGTCCCCGGCACGGCTGCACATCATGTGGGCCCTGTCCGAGGGCGAGAGCGATGTGAGCCATCTCGCCCATCGGGTGGGCGGCGCCCTGCCCGCGGTCAGCCAACACCTGTCCAAGCTGAAGCTCGCGGGTCTCGTCCGCTCCCGCCGAGAGGGACGGCGGCAGGTCTACTACCTCGGCGACCCTGACGTCGTCACCGTCGTCCGCCTCATGGTCGGCCAGCTGGCCCTGCGCACCGAGGGCTCGCTCGCACCGGTGGGCCTGCGCCAGGGGACCAGTGCTTAGGACCGCAGACTGGGGAGAGGGCGTTGAGTCGTCGTTTTCCGGAGTCGCCCCAGGACCATGCGAGGCCGGTACTTCCGGAACGGATGTTCTGGAGCCGGACGCTGCGACCACACTGCAGGTGCTGCGGCGGCTGGACAGCGGACCGCGCGGGTTGACGGAGGACGAGGCCACACTTCGCCTGGCCCGATTCGGGGCGAACACGCTTCCGGCCCGGAAGAACGCCTCCTGGCCACGCCTCGTTGTGCGCAGCCTGCGCGAACCGTTCACCGTGGTGCTGCTCTGCCTCGGCCTGGTCTCCGCCGCCATGTTCGCCTGGTCCACCGCCTCCGTGATCCTCACCCTGGTCGCTGCCAGCAGCGTGCTCCGGGCTTCGGGCGAGCACCGCGCCGACCGGTCCATGGCCCAGCTGCGCGAGCTGGTCGCCACCACCTCCACGGTGCTGCGTCGTGCTCACGACCACGCCGCACCGGTGGCCCATGAGATTCCGGTGGAGGACCTCGTCCCCGGCGACATCATCAAGCTTGGCGCGGGCGACCTGGTCCCGGCCGACGTACGGCTGCTGCGTGCACGGGGGCTGACCGTGCACCAGGCGGTGCTGACCGGCGAGTCCGCCCCCGTCACGAAGTACGCGGCGGACCTCTCCCGACCGGCCGGGACCGCGGTGTTCGAGCAGCCGCAGATGTGTTTCCAGGGCAGCAGCGTCGCCTCCGGCAGCGGCACGGCGGTCGTCGTGGAGACGGGCGGGCGGACCCGGTTCGCGGCCGCACACGGGCGTAGGGTCGGTCAGCGAGAGGCGAGTGCCTTCGACCGGTCGGTGCGCAGCATCTCGTGGATCCTGATCCGGTTCATGCTGCTCACCCCGCCGCTGGTGCTGATGGTCAACGCCGCGCTGCGCGACCGCGGCCTGGAGACACTACCGTTCGCGGTCGCCGTGGCCGTGGGGCTGACACCGGAGATGCTGCCGGTCGTCGTCACCACCTGCCTGGCGCGCGGGGCGGCGCTGCTGGCGCGCGCCCACGGAGTGATCGTCAAACGGCTCCCGGCGCTGCACGACCTGGGCGCCGTCGACGTACTGTGCCTGGACAAGACAGGCACCCTCACCCAGGACCGGCCGGTCGTCGAACAGGGCCTGGACGCGGCCGGCGGCACCGATCCCGACGTGGTGCGCTGGGCGGCCGTCAACGCCTGGTGGACCCTCCAGCTCGCCGAACTGCCCGAGCCCGACGCCCTGGACGAGGCAGTCCTGGACGCGGTGGACGAGGACGACCTCATGGCGTACGACGGGGTGGCGGCGCTGCCCTTCGATCCCGTGCGCCGTCTGTCCACCGCTGTCGTCCGAATACCCGGCCGCCTCGGCACGCACACGCTCGTCGTCAAGGGAGCCGTCGAAGCCGTACTGGAACGCTGCGCCCTGGAGCCGGACGAGCGCGAACGGCTGACAACACTCGCCGCCCGGGCGGCGCGCGCCGGCCTGCGGGTGCTGGCGGTCGCCACCGTCGAACGTCCGGTTCGCCTGCGCGACTACTCCCCGGCCGACGAGCGCGTACTGGAATTCCGCGGCTTCGTCACCCTGCGCGACGCCCTCGCGCCCACCGCCGCGCGCGCCCTCACCGCGCTCGCCGAACGCGGCGTCACGATCACGATCCTCACGGGCGACCACCCCGGCACCGCCGCCCGCGCCTGCCACGACCTGGGTATCCCGCTCGCCCCGGACCAAGTCCTCACCACCGACCGTATCGACGGCCTGACCGACGCCGAACTGGCGGAACTGGCCGCCCGTACGACGGTCTTCGCCCGCTGCACCCCGGAGCACAAGGCGCGGATCACGGCCGCGCTGCGCACCGGCGGGCACACGGTGGGCTTCCTCGGGGACGGCGTCAACGACCTGTCCGCGCTGCGCGCCGCCGACGTCGGCATCGCCCCCCGCGACGCCGCCGACGTGGCCCGGGAGGGCGCCGACGTGGTCCTCGCGGAGAAGGACCTCACCGCGATCGACCATGCCATCACCGCGGGCCGTCGGAGCGCCGGCAACATCGCCACCTATCTGCGCATCACCCTGTCGTCGAACCTCGGCAACGTGATCGCGATGCTCGCCGCGGGCCTGCTGCTGCCCTTCCTGCCGATGCTCCCGGCTCAGGTGCTGGTGCAGAACCTGTGCTTCGACACGGTGCAGCTCGCCTTCGCCTACGACCACCCCCACCCGTCGATGCTGCGCCGCCCGACGATGCTCGATCCCCGCTCGATCCTCCGTTTCATCATGGGGTTCGGCGTCCTCAACGCCACCGCCGACCTGGCGACCTTCGCCATCCTGACCCTCGCCCTCCACCGCCCGGGAACGAGCGACGACGGGGCGGTCTTCCACTCCGGCTGGTTCACCGAGAACCTGATCACCCAGGGCCTGGCGATGGTGCTCCTGCGCGTCGGCCACCGCCTCTTTCAGGAACGTGCGCCCGGCCCGGTCGGCTGGACCGCGGCCGCCCTGGCGGTCATCGGCATGGTGCTCCCGCCGTCACCACTCGGCCCCCTGCTCGGTCTGACCGCCCTCCCGCTGGAGTACTACCTCCTCCTCGCGGCCGTCCTGGCGCTGTATACCGCCGCACTCCTGCCGACCCGGGCACGTTACGAGCGGAGGCTCGGCAGCCAGGGGTGAGCGTCTTGAGGTCTTGCCTGTCGCGGCGTCAGGTGGCGTCGGGATCGAATGCAGGATGTGAGACCGGATCGGACGGCGTCTCCTCGGACGGGGACACGCCGCTTCTCGCCGGCGGTTCCGATCGGCCGGCATTCCCCGCGTCGCGTACAGCCTCGGCGAGGTCCGACAGCTCCGCGCTCGGGTCCAGGGCGGCACGGATCTCGTCGATCCCGAGGTTGTCGCCGTCGAGGACGTGCTTGCGGATGAACATCTTGGGGCGCAGGTCCTCGAACTCGAAGTCTTTCAGCTCCGGGCCGAGTTCGGAGCGGATCTCCTCCTTGGCGCTGTCGGAGAACTCCCGCACCTTGCGCAGGAATCCGACCATGCTCTGGATGACCTCGGGCAGCTTGTCCGGACCGAAGAGCAGAACCACGAGGATCGCCAGCGTGAGGAGGTCCATAGGGCTCACGTCGGGGAACATCCGATGCCCTCACCCCTTCGTCTCCGTCGGTCCGCCCCGCCGCGGAACCTCTGCGTAACACTTTAGAAGTTGCGCAGATGATGGAATCTCCGGGCTTCGGTGCGCTTTGAGCCGCCCTCTCGACGTGGCGTGCATCACGGGGGCTTGACGTCAGGACAGCCAGCCACTTTCCAAAGTCTTGATACTTTAGCGATTGCGCAATTGAGCGAATGGCTGCCGCGGTGGCAGCCGCCCGCCCTCACTCTCCAAGGAGGTCGTCT
This region includes:
- the istA gene encoding IS21 family transposase, which translates into the protein MAEGGDAVVLDPQRWLELRRFRALVESGAVSLTEVAKETGLDRKTVRKYLSSTAASVPPRRTSNGRPRKKVVDEVAPLIDAMLRAEILIKGAVVHERLVKEYGSTINYQRVKLYLQEARPRIAGELGIEPRELAGMHRRFEVVPGAQAQVDWGDEGKILAHLGIPKVYSFHMVLSYSRDPFCCFTTSQDLQTFFDCHRRAFAHFGGVPMSIVYDRTKTVVRRHVAPGEAVPLHPEAVGFAGHYDFDIDVLAAYRPTGKGRVERQVLIVRDHVLAGRAFSSLEELDAAFMAWVPQRRARTHATHHEVIGHRAARDHAALKPLPPSPYLVAERHLRPVGKDCLVAFGGNLYSVPARKVRPRQLVEIRATKSQVMVHTTVPDAGGETLLSSHPRAVGRGVVVRQDEHWDGLPTGRNRRTTTGDEPPPPRSESSASGRIGPLQALLSRSAATQIEVGRRPLSVYDELTGTRPFTTNFPTKESS
- the istB gene encoding IS21-like element helper ATPase IstB, whose product is MSELTGNRIRTTAGKLGLPHLAETINEYTRRADEAKMGYLDFLDLVLSEELAVRDDRRFRQGLRLSKLPHHKTLDEYDFSFQPELDPRKVKDLASLSFVDGKANAALLGPPEVGKTHIAVALAVAACRAGYSIYFTSLDDMVRNLKAAESAGRLVNKLGTYLRPSVLVVDEVGYQPLERAEANLVFQVISKRYEKGSIILTSNKTFSEWGQVFGDEVLATAILDRLLHHCEVIAINGPSYRLKNRLQAIERETDVA
- a CDS encoding IS256 family transposase, yielding MTAPDSVPLHALAEDNLGAASPDLLRAMVKTFADALMSAEADALCNAEYGQVSDERVNHRNGYRPREWDTRAGTVELAIPKLRSGSYFPHWLLERRRRAEQALISVVATAYLLGVSTRRVEKLAESLGVTQLSKSQVSAMAKHLDEQVAAFRNRPLDAGPYAFVWVDALTQKVREGGRIINVHALIAVGVNADGHREILGLDVATAEDGAGWLAFLRSLIARGLSGVQLVISDAHMGLVNAIGATLPGASWQRCRTHYARALLSQVPKSAQPWVATLLRTVFEQPDTDAVQAQMRHVLDALEAKFPKAAAHLDGAQGDVLAFTAFPREIWRQIWSNNPQEQLNKEIRRRTDVVGIFPDRTALIRLVGAVLAEQNDEWTEARRYMGLDLLAKARLHPIESGTDETVLPTELTA
- a CDS encoding IS110 family RNA-guided transposase, giving the protein MVVLGIDAHKRNHTAVAADERGRELGTHTTGTTSSDHLRLLAWARRFGEHRLWAVEDCRQLSRRLEADLLAAGERIVRVPPKLMANCRKAARTYGKSDPIDALAVARAALREPDLPTAQLDGPSRELRLLVDYREDLVTERTRIINRMRWHLHELDPGLDPPARSLTHSRQVAVVEDFLRDSDGIVARLARRLLARCQALTDEIRELEKEITGRIETLAPNLLKIPGCGTLTAAKILGETADVTRFRSEAAFARHNGTAPLPVWSGNRARHRLSRTGNRQLNTALHRIAVTQAHYHPDARAYLQRRQNAGNTTTEAIRALKRHLSDVVYRALRRDARESHSNVITLATAA
- a CDS encoding ArsR/SmtB family transcription factor is translated as MKHVVGGLEDPSAEVLADVAAAFGLLASPARLHIMWALSEGESDVSHLAHRVGGALPAVSQHLSKLKLAGLVRSRREGRRQVYYLGDPDVVTVVRLMVGQLALRTEGSLAPVGLRQGTSA
- the mgtA gene encoding magnesium-translocating P-type ATPase, yielding MTEDEATLRLARFGANTLPARKNASWPRLVVRSLREPFTVVLLCLGLVSAAMFAWSTASVILTLVAASSVLRASGEHRADRSMAQLRELVATTSTVLRRAHDHAAPVAHEIPVEDLVPGDIIKLGAGDLVPADVRLLRARGLTVHQAVLTGESAPVTKYAADLSRPAGTAVFEQPQMCFQGSSVASGSGTAVVVETGGRTRFAAAHGRRVGQREASAFDRSVRSISWILIRFMLLTPPLVLMVNAALRDRGLETLPFAVAVAVGLTPEMLPVVVTTCLARGAALLARAHGVIVKRLPALHDLGAVDVLCLDKTGTLTQDRPVVEQGLDAAGGTDPDVVRWAAVNAWWTLQLAELPEPDALDEAVLDAVDEDDLMAYDGVAALPFDPVRRLSTAVVRIPGRLGTHTLVVKGAVEAVLERCALEPDERERLTTLAARAARAGLRVLAVATVERPVRLRDYSPADERVLEFRGFVTLRDALAPTAARALTALAERGVTITILTGDHPGTAARACHDLGIPLAPDQVLTTDRIDGLTDAELAELAARTTVFARCTPEHKARITAALRTGGHTVGFLGDGVNDLSALRAADVGIAPRDAADVAREGADVVLAEKDLTAIDHAITAGRRSAGNIATYLRITLSSNLGNVIAMLAAGLLLPFLPMLPAQVLVQNLCFDTVQLAFAYDHPHPSMLRRPTMLDPRSILRFIMGFGVLNATADLATFAILTLALHRPGTSDDGAVFHSGWFTENLITQGLAMVLLRVGHRLFQERAPGPVGWTAAALAVIGMVLPPSPLGPLLGLTALPLEYYLLLAAVLALYTAALLPTRARYERRLGSQG
- a CDS encoding Sec-independent protein translocase subunit TatB, whose translation is MDLLTLAILVVLLFGPDKLPEVIQSMVGFLRKVREFSDSAKEEIRSELGPELKDFEFEDLRPKMFIRKHVLDGDNLGIDEIRAALDPSAELSDLAEAVRDAGNAGRSEPPARSGVSPSEETPSDPVSHPAFDPDAT